A genomic segment from Aegilops tauschii subsp. strangulata cultivar AL8/78 chromosome 1, Aet v6.0, whole genome shotgun sequence encodes:
- the LOC109758204 gene encoding epoxide hydrolase 3: MTSMEGAVIRHRTVEVNDISMHVAEAGPEGHSKGTVLFLHGFPELWYTWRHQMENLAARGYHCVAPDLRGYGGTTAPSDVESYTAFHIVGDIVALLNTLGLAKVFVVGHDWGALIAWYVCLFRPDRVTALVNTSLAFIRNIIARNGPGFVKPTDYFNRAYGPDYYMCRFQEPGVAEARQFAPAHARRLLRQIMCHCFSHGVACEEEMHDNKYPTSTLPPWLTEEDVDYFGAEFERTGFTGGINYYRNLDRNCELAAAWADAKVQVPTKYVVGEGEITYHFEGVREYIHGGGFKEDVPLLEEVVVLPGAGHFIQLERAQEVSDHIYDFIIKFSPPT; the protein is encoded by the exons atgacaAGCATGGAGGGCGCGGTGATCAGGCACCGGACTGTGGAGGTCAATGACATCTCGATGCACGTGGCGGAGGCCGGCCCCGAGGGGCACTCCAAGGGGACTGTGTTGTTCCTACACGGTTTCCCGGAGCTATGGTACACGTGGCGCCACCAGATGGAGAATCTGGCAGCACGCGGCTACCACTGCGTCGCGCCTGACCTCCGTGGCTATGGCGGTACCACCGCCCCGTCCGACGTGGAATCTTACACTGCCTTCCATATCGTCGGTGACATCGTCGCGCTTCTCAATACCCTCGGGCTTGCAAAG GTGTTTGTGGTGGGACATGACTGGGGGGCACTGATCGCGTGGTACGTGTGCCTATTCCGGCCGGACCGCGTCACGGCGCTTGTCAACACCAGCCTCGCCTTCATCCGCAACATCATCGCACGCAACGGACCCGGCTTCGTGAAGCCCACCGACTACTTCAACCGCGCCTACGGCCCCGACTACTACATGTGCCGCTTCCAGGAGCCTGGGGTCGCCGAGGCGCGGCAGTTCGCACCGGCGCACGCTAGGCGCCTCCTGCGGCAGATCATGTGCCACTGCTTCAGCCACGGCGTGGCCTGTGAGGAGGAAATGCACGACAACAAGTACCCGACGTCTACGCTCCCTCCTTGGCTCACCGAGGAAGACGTGGACTACTTTGGCGCCGAGTTCGAGAGGACTGGGTTCACTGGCGGCATCAACTACTACCGCAACCTGGACAGGAACTGCGAGCTGGCTGCGGCGTGGGCGGACGCCAAGGTGCAGGTGCCGACCAAGTATGTGGTGGGTGAAGGTGAAATCACGTACCACTTCGAGGGGGTTCGGGAGTACATCCACGGGGGCGGGTTCAAGGAGGACGTGCCACTGCTAGAGGAGGTGGTCGTCCTCCCCGGCGCCGGCCACTTCATCCAGCTGGAGAGGGCACAGGAGGTCAGTGATCATATCTACGACTTCATCATCAAGTTCTCACCTCCAACCTAA
- the LOC109758200 gene encoding uncharacterized protein, with amino-acid sequence MEPSETSPAATTTIDSLKDDNIEDILLRLPSPASLARAALASRRWRGIASSSPFLRRFRELHPRSPILGLFASQPDLQQLPIFHPAAAVRSDPDLKAAARGGDFLLTRLEDDPAWRFRDCRNGRLLLCRGGDSLSLYDPVSHRHVAVPRPRNDEPLLPVPLPPGAAEYIWDCLLDGHGEFRVVTVQRDGQRLRAMEYASRTAEWGIHPWVDGIRMPAHAQSMRPMLAAAAGLIFWRYDRNSSLLLDTSTMAFSIVPLPVAIATQTMMPPGAYAIGDTEEGVCCLLHIVGRTTLQVWLLKKNDGDGGHAWELEKQSHIGWLDSFNRRFGVHMVAAGMAIVYCMSCKFSHFVIDLKDLSLMEKFRCHRTMAYPFQMPWPPAALVPTSPCERPTTPQTYACGDAQNQHEAPSSSRKRKSNDEAANLNKEGDQLLCV; translated from the exons ATGGAGCCCTCAGAGACTAGCCCagccgccaccaccaccattgATTCCCTCAAGGACGACAACATCGAGGACATCCTGCTGCGCCTCCCGTCGCCGGCCTCCCTCGCTCGAGCCGCGCTCGCCTCACGCCGCTGGCGCGGCATCGCCTCAAGCTCCCCCTTCCTCCGCCGCTTCCGCGAGCTCCACCCCCGGTCACCCATCCTCGGCCTCTTCGCCTCCCAGCCGGACCTCCAGCAGCTCCCCATCTTCCACCCCGCGGCCGCCGTCCGCTCCGACCCAGACCTCAAAGCCGCCGCGCGCGGGGGCGACTTCCTGCTCACCCGCCTTGAGGACGACCCCGCGTGGCGCTTCCGGGACTGCCGCAACgggcgcctcctcctctgccGAGGCGGCGACTCCCTCTCCCTGTACGACCCCGTCTCCCACCGGCACGTCGCTGTGCCCCGTCCGCGGAACGACGAACCACTCCTCCCTGTACCACTACCACCTGGAGCAGCGGAGTACATATGGGACTGCTTGCTGGACGGCCATGGAGAATTCCGCGTGGTCACCGTGCAGCGAGACGGCCAAAGGTTGCGAGCCATGGAGTACGCCTCCCGCACGGCCGAGTGGGGCATCCACCCGTGGGTGGACGGCATCCGCATGCCTGCGCATGCGCAGAGCATGCGACCGATGCTCGCTGCGGCGGCCGGGCTTATCTTCTGGAGATATGACCGGAACTCCTCGCTCTTGCTCGACACCAGCACCATGGCATTCTCCATCGTCCCTCTCCCAGTTGCAATAGCAACGCAGACGATGATGCCGCCGGGAGCATACGCCATCGGAGACACCGAGGAGGGTGTGTGTTGCCTTTTGCATATCGTCGGCAGGACTACGCTGCAAGTGTGGCTACTCAAGAAgaacgacggcgacggcgggcaTGCGTGGGAGTTGGAGAAGCAAAGCCATATAGGCTGGCTGGACAGCTTCAACCGGCGGTTCGGCGTCCATATGGTGGCTGCTGGAATGGCAATTGTTTACTGCATGAGTTGCAAGTTTTCTCACTTTGTCATCGATCTCAAGGACCTAAGCCTCATGGAAAAGTTCCGTTGTCACCGAACCATGGCGTACCCTTTCCAAATGCCATGGCCACCTGCTGCGTTGGTACCTACTTCTCCGTGTGAGCGACCCACCACACCCCAAACATATGCTTGCGGAG ATGCTCAAAATCAACACGAAGCACCCTCTTCTAGTAGGAAGCGCAAGAGCAATGATGAAGCGGCCAACTTGAATAAAGAAGGCGATCAACTCTTGTGCGTTTAA